In Rhinoraja longicauda isolate Sanriku21f chromosome 12, sRhiLon1.1, whole genome shotgun sequence, the DNA window TTAAACATCAGGCATATTCAAAGCGAGCAAACTTTCAAGGTGCACTTAAAATATATTCAAAATACATTAGCCTCAAGTGTTCACTGGACTGCTATTTTGGGCACATGCATATGTGCAGTTAAGCAGGGAACTCGTATTGATCCAAACCATATTGTCCCATTCCTCCACTCGCTGCATTATATCGTTATCTTAGCGAAACTCGGTATTGCAACACTTAGAACAGAAGGTCATAGCACTATTTACGTAAAAAACGTATAAAGTGAATTGTGGAAAATTCTAGTGCAGAAAagcactgcacaggaacaggctattcagtccacaatgtccgtgccgaacacaatgccaaaataaactcatttcatttgcctgcacatgatccatatctctccatatctaTATATCAATGTACAAGCCTCATAAATGCCGCTATCGTTTCtgactccactaccacccctggcagcatgttcccagCATAAACCATCCTCTGTGCTCCaaacatttcctttaaattttccccctctcgccTTTAAGCtaagccctctaatatttgacatttccaccctgggaataacTATTGCTGAAGATGGCTTGCAACTTTTAGCGAGGTAAGAATGCAAGTAAAGAGCAGTAACCATGCAACTCGACAATAATAGAACATCCATACCAAAGATTGGCATGCTAAGGTTTGATAAAATAATGTTGTTGGACAATGGAATAAACAGGAATGGCATTTAATATTTTGCCCAACATTGCAGTAGGAATTTACAAGTCTTCCAAATTGCCCTCAATACAAACACAACCGTGCAAAGAAGGGTtacgacccgaaacttcgcccattccttatctccagaaatgttgcctgtcccaccgagctactccagctttctgtgtctatctttagtttaaaccagcatctgcagttccttcttacacattgattTAACTGACCGGCCATAAAAGTGGTATTGAGAGATGATAGGGATTATGCTTCTGATGGAAacattaaggggggggggggggggggggtcaatgggTATtataagatacaaagtgctggagtaattcagcaggtctaaagaagtctgaaaaaggttcgcaaccccaaacatcacctatccatgttctctagggacgctgcctgatctgctgagttactccagcattttgtgtctttttttgtaaaccagcatgtgcaattccttgtttctatatcaaTGGATATTATGGTGGTTCCTTGGTCTTTTATTGCTGATTATTGCTGGAATCTTTCCTTGAGACATCCCCTCTTTTTTGAAAGCAAGTTTCAATAGGGTTTACTCAATGGAAAGTAAATAAAGGATCAGATCAGAAACTTTAAATATTTTAACAGAAAACATGTAAatctaacatttttttaaaaactggcaaGTGTTTGCATTTGCACTCATTGAATCTCTTTGTGTTTCCTGTTAAGCGTACAGTTTGTTCTTTTTCTGCAACTTTGCCTGCCTAGTTTTTTCCCTTTCTCCTCTTATCTGTGACTTtcatttccctccctctcctgttTGCTTTCATTCAATACATTAACATACAGTGAGGACCCTCCCAAACAAGCAAGTATTGCCCACCCAATGTTATTCACTGTATGCAACTGAAGTTCTGGATTGGGGAATCATTAAAGCAAGCTTACAACAACTTTGCTCAAAGATTTGTGGATATTTTGCAGCAAATTTGACAAATTATCCATTCTACTCACCATTTTTTAAAAGCTGGATAATAACTTCGATCATGTTTATCACAGGCCTCCTTGAGAGTTTTGTGAAAATGAACTGCATCATCTTTATTTAGATACGTAGGTGTCAGGTCTGTCCCACCACCAAACCACCATGTCTTTTGACCTTGCAGACAAGAATTTGCAAACTTAATGGGTAGCCTAACAGCAACATTTACTTCGCACTTCGAGGAACATTCAATTTAAAGAATAGTCATTGTTTCTTTAAATAGCTCTTCATGCCTCACGAGTGAAAACTGAAGAGACTAAATCCTTCTCTACATGCCGTAGCAAGCAGACATTAAAGATTGATCACAAACACCAGGTTAATGTGACATCAACAGTCCTTCTCTGCTGTTATGTGTGTCTTGATAACATAAATTAGATATAACGTGATTAGTAAATTAGGGAACAATTTCTACCATGGCTATTTTAACCAGTATCTAGAAAATTACTCGAAAGCTACTATAGGAATTGACAAACAGAAAAAAAGCtgtaatgagaaaaaaagtttcaGGAAAAAAgatgtttccatgtaacctcctcCCGATAATCAGataccattgtctcttaagaacattGCTTTCACTGGCCAACTGCTGTGAAATTGACAATCAATTCTTTTGACACCTGCGCAACAAAATTCTATTAAACGATGTAACattcagcctttagtatttttaactttcagtaacaaaaataaacttatagcTGCTAAAAGTAACCCAAGGTAAAATATTAATAGACACAATATTACTGCACACACTGAGTAATAGAactatacagaacagaaacaggatcttcagcccaacttgtccatgccaaccaaggtgcttaACCGAGCTAGTTACACTTGCTTGCACCTGGCCCGTATCCCGCCAATccgtacctatccatgtacccgtctaagtgCCTTATCTTACCTATCTATGTACCCATTTAAGTGCCTTTATGCTCTAAACCCCTTAAGAAATCGCAATCATTTTGGTGAGGCACAATTTTTTATGcacaaaccatgctgactaccccTTTCCAAATGCAATAAATTAGCAATCTACCATTAAACACATACAATATTTGAAAGTAGTTACCATCTCCTTCTTCAATTTCAAAATATCGATAGTTGAAATGAATGGTTGGAATGTGAGGATTCTTGGGATGGATCACAGAACTCACTCCCATGGCACAAAATGGCAACTTCCCTGCAAACCAAAGCAATACATGCCAAAAGGTGAACAAGCTATATTCACTGTTTATTAAACGTTTACTTTTACACATTTATATCCTGAACCAAACCCAGAACTTTGAAGCTTATAAAGAATACCCTTTGTTACAGATCCTCCTCAAATTAATCCAACCAACAGTACGGGtgttgatgagaaagtgagatgacataaagctggcgTGAAAGGGTggtcgatagtcagcatggacgcagtgggctgaagggctgtatctctaatctaaactaaaatcaaaattTGGTAAAAAGGGATCACATGCAGGTCAATGCTACAAACCAAAATTCATGTTGTTGTATTCTACAGATAATACAAGTGAACGTGACCATAAAGTGACACCGAGTCATTAATCCTGCAATGATTTTGGTGCATCTGATAAGCTCATTGCTAAAATTGAAAAATTACATAAAACTACTTTTGACAACAGCAAAATGCAGAAACagaatagatcaggcagcatctgtcaaaAATGTAACAAAGTTTTTGTCTTGGGTCAATCATCAGAATTGGATGCAAGAAATGAAACTGCATTAATGTGCAGAGAAAGTgtccctttccacccatatccccccctggttttatatttcactcctcttcttcctTTATCCGACAcacttttgtctcattttcatctccagcttttctcacttaccccctccctctcctcacctgtatccacctatcacttatcagGCATAGCCCCaaccccacctcccttttccagctttcacccccccccccatcctccaacacccccctccccgtcctatgccatcagtctgaagggtcccaatccaaaaaggCATCTGTCAGGAACCTAGGAGTATATTTGGAAAATTAGGGATGGAAGTAGCAAAGACAAAGACAGCAAAGAAACTGTTGTACTACCCATAGAGCTTTTGAGGTACAATCACAATTTCATACCCCAGGATTCCTCCTTTACCATCTTTTGACTTCAATGTTTTCCCTCTGCTCCTCATCTGTTTTGCCGCTTCTTCGGAAAGATTTCCAAATACCACAGAAACATTGACCCCAGCTTTCTCGAAGACTTTCCCATCTTGAAGCACGCAGCTAATACCACCACCACCTGCAATTATAAACAAGTCCCAAAGTAATACTTCGAAAGAAAATTCATTCAATCTCCATAGTAATGTTACATAAAATACTTGCATTGGGCATTCACTTAAACCAACTTTATTAGGAAATGCATTAGATtcacatttttatttgctttaagTTGTGGATTGTGGAAAGCAACATACAGGTGACTCCTTCTATAATTATGCTTCACCATAATTGAGATTAAGAGCTGATTTTTGCCTTTATTACGAGGGAATTATAATATAAAGGAGAGGAATATGTCAAACGATGTCAAACACCAAACCAGGCTCCGTCTAGAATATAGTGGAGAGTTTTGAGCACTACATTCTTAGAAGGGAtacattatatattccaagaagcGCAATATTGAAAGGATATGCTATATTGCAAGAAGTGCAATATCAAATTTCCCATAAGAGCTTAAAAATATGAAATTCAGATTTAAGACAAATGGTTATAGGGTTCCTTCATTCTGTTGTGTAGCACCAAAATTATGTTTATCAAAGCagtaaagtgctggaaatactcagcgtcAGGTTGAGCCAGAGGGTAAAAGGAAATGAATGCTGCTCAGCTTGAAGATTTGTTGTCAGCAATGAGTTACTAAACAACAAAACCAGGCTGCAACAGATGGAGTTAATAAATTCACCCACAAAGCTCTGCTGTCCTGCTACATGGACTCGTGAATGATGATGGACAATTAAACAGCTAATGCGAGGAGACTGTTACATGAACATCCTTAGCCTCAGCAGTCATGGGATACCAACACAAACGCTAAACACAGGACGTGCATTTACAGTTATGACCAGTCAGAAGTGTTATCCATCTTGGATTTATTCTGAGATCGTCACCATTTCTGAAGCTAGCCTTCAGCCATAAACACCTGACAAGTACCATTGAAATTTTATAGCTTTTGTGAAATCTCGAAACTTTCTTCCAAACTCCTGTGACAATCAGACTAAATAACTCAATCTAGCCTCCCCATAAAATGAGTCCAGTAAATATTTGTTGCACTCTCCACAGCATGCACATCAGaaaaggagaccaaaaatgcacgcaAAATGCCAGAGATCAATGTTGTGTATAGCCGCTGCAAAATATTCCTGTTCCTATACTAGTGCCACCTTGCAACGAAAGCCACATTCGGCAAAATAATAATTCAAGAGTAGTTCAGTTACCCGACTATACTTTGGTATAAAGTAACCTGACGATTGCCTCTTCCACAATCCAAGTTGAATGCAAAAATGAACCAAACTATTCAAAATATCTGTTCTTGATAAAACACTGTGAGGGTACGTCAGCCTCAGGACAAGGTCTGTATGCTTCATCCAGTGTTCTGACAGTATCAATGACACTGGTACCCCTACAACTTCCTCTATTGTACTCGACATACATGGATATCAGCACGTAGACTTGTGTTGGGAAATACCTTCTTCGCGTTGCCATCGGTCTACTATGAATAGACCGGTCTGACTGCCTTCGACCTCAGCCAAGGCTTTGCAAACATCAGCCTGGACTTCCATGATCAACAATTCCATCTTAGTCCTCATGTCATCCTTATTTTCTAGCAGTTTGTTGATATCGGTCACCGGATCCGACATGAAGTGATTGCATTTCTGTAAGATTTCATTCAACGCGTGCTGCTGTTCTCGGTCAGACGGGCTCTTGGAAACCATCAGTGCTCGGTTACGACTGAAGCCAAAGCCGGCAACCGTCACTCCAACCAGTGCGGCGGTGCCCACCAGGAACCCCTTGTGAAAACCGCCGGCCCGTGCTGTCTTGCCCGAGAAACAACGACGGAAAACGGCGTTGCTTCGTGGGGTGGAGACGGAGAGAGCGACGCCGGACTGCGGGGCTCTGAGAGCCTGAGCAGTGGCCGGGTTGCTGGGGCCCAGCACGGAGCGGCGCAGCGCGGTCATAACCAGGAGCCGCGACATGGCTGCAGAGCGGAGCGCGAGCTCCTGTCCCGCCTTCCGATCGGGGATGTCAACCTGGACAATGTGCGCGCGCGGGTTGACCCTGCAGCCCCGCGAGGAGGCGGGGAACGGCCCGATGGACAGCCGCGGCGGTTGGTGGaccgaagcaaagatactagaggaacaagatagaccactcgaccctaaaaaccgtagtacgtcatgacgccattttagtaggcagaaactagcagaaacatttaaaaagaaaaataacaaaaatctgtgaattgatagatgagatatattctgcattttaatggtatcatcacacataccgttcccccacaacactgattacactgcgagaggcaaagcgaaaggcggggtttgcctactaaaatggcggacgttccgctcctttgcgtataggcgacttcagtataggcgatttcaacggagtggttcatcttgatcctccagtatctttggccACAAgcaactaatctgaagaaggttctggttgattactgcgcaaacacctcataagtgcttATCTcccgcaggtcggagtgagtagagtagtgattacattttgaagtgggcctttttgaccatgtcgaggagatctagttgctcaatctcctttttaaatgacttaacatcgggagcagcacgtgtgttgggtggtaacatattccattcccttatcgtccttgggtaaagggaatattggtagcaaactTTATTGAAAaagcacccgaaacgtcacccattccttctccccagagatgctgaagtGCTTTCTGGGAGTTGTAGTCGTACCCAGGGAAGCAGCCGCAAGCAACTGATCGACCGAAGCGCTTTCTGGGATTTGTAGTCTTATGTCTCGCAGCCAGAAGGAGCTTGGCCCAGAAagtcactgaaaataaaataatacGACATTGGTTGGAAAtacgaaacagaaacatagaatacTAGAAACCCTCAGCaagtctgtggaaggagaaacagagttaatgttccagGTGAAGGTATTTTATCAGAAGGCCTACAGAGTTGAGATGATATGGGTCCTCGCTTTGTGCTGCATTTGGTCGAAGACACGCAGCATTGAATCATGCAATTTAGTCTCTCCTGCCGCTTCAGAATCATGCAATTTAGTCTCTCCTGCCGCTGCGGATGATACGAGGTGATATTCATTTTGCTCTCACTTGGTCTGATGCCTTGAAGCTTCATGGGATCTGGAGTAAATGTTGAGGGCTCCCACGATTAATGTAACCCTTGATGTTCACTTGAGGACCAACTTTATTGtatagcacccggaggaaatccacgtggtcacagagagaaccaacacagacagcacccgaggtcaggatcggacgtgggtgtgtggcgctggctgtgaggatttgattattttcgaaggatttgtttggcgaggacaaacgaaagcagtcagaatttgctttttggacttct includes these proteins:
- the cpox gene encoding oxygen-dependent coproporphyrinogen-III oxidase, mitochondrial, whose product is MSRLLVMTALRRSVLGPSNPATAQALRAPQSGVALSVSTPRSNAVFRRCFSGKTARAGGFHKGFLVGTAALVGVTVAGFGFSRNRALMVSKSPSDREQQHALNEILQKCNHFMSDPVTDINKLLENKDDMRTKMELLIMEVQADVCKALAEVEGSQTGLFIVDRWQREEGGGGISCVLQDGKVFEKAGVNVSVVFGNLSEEAAKQMRSRGKTLKSKDGKLPFCAMGVSSVIHPKNPHIPTIHFNYRYFEIEEGDGQKTWWFGGGTDLTPTYLNKDDAVHFHKTLKEACDKHDRSYYPAFKKWCDNYFVIKHRGERRGVGGIFFDDLDSPSAEVLFKFVRSCAQAVVPCYVPIVKKHIHDSFTPEQKAWQQLRRGRYVEFNLIYDRGTKFGLATPGSRIESILMSLPLTARWEYMNNPPKGTREAEILEVLKTPKDWAR